From the Priestia aryabhattai genome, the window AACAGGCTTTACTGAAAGAAGCCAATCAGCTCGTAAAAGACGGCGTTATTTATGAATCAGAAGATATATACTATCTGACGTTTGAAGAACTTCAAGAAGTCGTGCGCACACATAAACTGAATGATCAAATCATCAGCAAGCGAAAAGAAGAGTACAGATTATATGAAAAGCTAACTCCGCCGCGTGTGATCACGTCTCAAGGTGAAATTATTACAGGTGCATACAAACGAGAAAACCTCCCGCCCGAAGCAATTGCAGGTTTACCTGTTGCTTCAGGTGTGGTGGAAGGGCGAGCGCGCGTCATTTTAAACATGGAAAATGCTGATCTATCAGATGGCGATATATTAGTCACTTCCTTTACTGACCCTAGTTGGACCCCGTTATTTGTAGGGATAAAAGGGCTTGTTACCGAAGTTGGCGGACTGATGACTCATGGAGCAGTCATTGCACGTGAATACGGATTGCCAGCGGTTGTCGGAGTAGAGAATGCTACCCGGTTGATAAAAGACGGTCAGCGAATTCGCGTACATGGAACAGAAGGGTACATTGAAATACTGTAAAAGCTAAAGATTCTTACGTTGTTTTTCTTCTTTTCATCTAATTAATAGATAAAGAATTGTCTAGATTTTTTTGCGCATCTTCAGTCAATACAAAAAGGCAGGCCATTATGAACTGCCTTTTTCATATTGGTGACGCAGTAGATTTGAACGTTAAATGCTGACTTTTTTTATAGCCGACTGCTGCACATGTTCTATAAACAGTTTAAATAAATTCAGCATTGAAGTATGTTTTTTTGCCATCATTTCTGGATGCCACTGCACGCCAACTACAAATTGCTCTCCTTGTTTTTCAATGGCTTCAATGACTCCATCTTTTGCCCATGCGGAAACTTCAAAACCTGGCGCTACGTCTTTAATAGCTTGGTGGTGAAATGAATTAATAAGAGCTTGATTACCGTAAAGGTCATGTAAGCGTGTTCCGTCTTTAATCATGATGGAATGAGAAGGATCGCTTGTATTGTTGTATTGATCATGTTTGATAAATGACTCTTCAATGTCTGACATGTCTTGATAAAGAGTGCCGCCATAAGCAACGTTTAAAATTTGTAACCCGCGGCAAATCGCTAATACCGGCTTTCCTTGATCAATCACATGCTTTAACAATAGCTGTTCAGAATGATCTCGTGCTAAAAAAGGTGAGCCCGTTTTGGTTGTTGGTTCTTCGCCGTATAAAAGGGGATTAACGTCTTGTCCACCTGACAAAATCAATCCGTCTATACTTTCTGCCTGCGCTTTAATCATTTCTTCGTCTTCTAGCACTGGCAAGATAAAAGGAACTCCGCCGCTGAGTGCTGCTGATTCGATATAATCGTTGTTTACATACGCTCGCTTATAGCCTGGAAAACGTCCTCCTTGATCCACAATAATGCTTCCTGATATACCAATTAAAAATCCCACTGTTGTTTTCTCCTTTTCTGTTAAATTACCATTTCTTGAGATGTTTTTTTCTTTTTTACTGTGTTGATAAAGTATTCTCAACCTCTTGCTCTATAAGAAATAAATGGTTCTTTTGTTCAACTATTATACATATATACCATATTTATTTAATAGAAAATGGTATAATAGCCCCCGTATGTTAAAAATACTAATTGCCAAAGGTAGAAGGTAGTGCTACAATTGTTCACATTCCTACTATTCTTCTTATTATAGTCGGATTAAAATTTTATACAAGGAAATAGGAGTGATTTTAGTGAAAAGGACTTATTTACTTTTCATTTCTCTTTTAACCATTGTCCTCATGGTAGCAGGGTGCAGTGGTAACGCAAGTAAAAATACTTCAAGTGAAAAAGAAGGAAAAGAAGGCGGAACGCTAAACGTCGCGTCTCAAAGTGAACCAGCAACGCTAGATGCTCAAATCACTGGGGACTCAGATGTGAAAGATGCAACGCGCAGTATCTATGAAGGGTTAATGATTTTAGACGACAAAGGAAATCCTAAGCCTGACTTAGCGTCTAAAGTAGATATTAGCGATGATAAAAAAACATACACGTTCCAATTAAGAAAAGGGATTAAATTTCATAACGGTAAAGAAATGACTGCAGATGACGTTGTCGCTTCTATTAACCGCTGGATTAAGCTATCGTCCCTTGGGAAAACAAACTTCTCTGGTGCTGAAATGACAAAAACCAATGATGATACGGTGGAACTTCATTTACCATCACCAAATGTTAACACGCTGTCTTTATTAGCTGATCCAATCCCCGCAGCAGCTATTTTACCAAAAGAAGTCGTTGACAATGCATCTGATGAAGGGATCAAAGACTACATAGGAACAGGTCCATATAAAGTAAAAGAATGGAAGAAAAATCAATATCTTTTATTAGAGAAATTTAAAGATTATTCTTCAAAAGGCCGCGAAGTTAAGAAAACTCCTCACGTCGATGAAATTAAGATTAGTTTCGTAAGCGATGAGTCAACTAGGATTTCTGGTATTACAACCGGACAATTTGACGTTGCGCTATCTGTATCAAGCGATAATGCCAAACAAGTTGAAGGCAGTCAAAATGCAAAAGTAGAAACATCACCAGGCGGATTTATGGGACTTTTCTACAACGCAGATAAAGGCGTCTTTAAAGACATCAATGCACGAAAAGCAGTTAACGCAGCTCTTAACTCAAAAGATATCTTAGACAGTTCTTACGGAAGCTCAGCTTATTACAAGCTTTCTTCATCCATTGTGAACAAAGAGTATCCAAACTACTACAGTACAGCTGGAAAAGAAGAATACAACCAGCATGATAAGAAAAAAGCAAAAGAATATTTGAAGAAATCTGGTTATAACGGGGAAGAAATTCGCTTAATGGCGTCTCGTGATTACCAAGATCAATACAATACAGCTGTTGTAGTTCAACAAGAATTAAAAGACATTGGTATGAATGTAAAGCTAGAAGTATACGACTGGGCGACATTCAGCGATAAAATGAGTGATACAAACCAATGGGACATCTATCCTGTTGACTGGAACGCCCGTTCTACCATCTTCCAAGGATTCTGGACTACAAAAGGTACATCAGTTGAAAAATCAATGGACTACTTAAATAAAATTAAAGCTGCTCCTTCTGTTAAAGAAGCTCGCAGTGACATTGATGCCATTCAACAATACGTATGGGACGAGCTTCCATTCACGCTTATTGGTCATAAAGTGAATATCAATGCTGTTTCTAACAATGCAAAAGGATATGAATACAATTTAGGTCCAATTTTCTACAATATGAGTTTAACAAAATAATATTTTACTAATTTAATAAGCAGAGGGCAGGTGCTCTCTGCTTTAGAAAGGAGTTTACGATGGGAGCTTATACGATTAAGAGACTTTTTGCACTAATTCCTGTTTTATTCATTGTGTCTATTGTTGTGTTCTTAATTACGCGCTTAACGCCTGGGAATCCCGCTGCAATCATTTTAGGACAAGGCGCAAGTGCAGAACAAATTGCAGCGCTGAGCAAAGAAATGGGATTGGATGAGCCTGTTTTCAATCAATACTTTATTTGGCTGTCTAACATCTTTCACGGAGATTTTGGCTATTCCTACTTTTTAAATAAACCTGTGCTCGGGGCGATTTGGGATAACGTAGGTCCTACGGTTTCTCTAGCTATACTTGCACAAATTTTTGGCGTGGCCTTTGCTTTACTATTTGGTATATATGCAGCTAAACATAAAGGAACGATTCGTGATGAAAGCATTATGGGAGTCAGCCTTTTAGGTATTTCCATTCCTAGCTTTCTTCTCGGTTCATTCCTTATTTTGCTTTTTGCTGTACAGCTTCGAATTTTCCCTGTCTCAGGATACGTTCCGTTAAATGCTGGATTATTTGAGTACTTAAAATATTTAGTTTTACCAACGATTACGCTTGGAGCGATTCAAGCTGCATTAATTACCCGTATGACGCGTTCATCTTTACTCGATACCATTTCTGAGAACTTTGTCAAAACGGCAAAAGCAAAAGGATTAAATGAACGTACAATTATGCTTAAGCATACGCTGCGCGTGAGTTTTTTACCGATTTTAACAGTTATTGGAGAATCATTTGCGGGGCTTGTGACTGGAGCGGCAGTAACAGAATCATTATTTAACATTCCAGGGCTAGGTCAGCTGATTGTTTCATCGATTGAACGCCGAGATTACGCGCTTATTCAAGGAGCCGTACTTCTAATTACGGTTGCTTACGTGGTCATCAATTTAGTTGTTGATTTGCTGTATGCCGTGATCGATCCGCGTGTACGCAATTCTTATCATGATTAAAGGAGGGTGATGAATGTGAACGCACAACAAAATACTGAGACCATTTCAGTAACTGCAAAGAAAAAAAGAAACCCAGCGGCAGCACGCTTTTTCTCAAATCGTTTGCTAGTAAGAGGAGCGATACTTATTTTATTATCTATTTTGATTGCTGTTTTTGCTCCGCTCATTTCTCCTTTTGGTAGCTTACAAATCGACCCTGCAAACCGTTTAGCACCGCCATCAAGCACGCACTGGTTTGGAACAGATAACTTTGGACGAGATGTATTTAGTCGGACAATGTACGGCGTCAGAATATCATTAATGATTGGAGCCGCAGTAACGATTATTGCTACTGTACTTGGTTTAATCGTTGGACTTTTATCTTCTTATTATAAAATTCTTGATTATATTTTAATGAGAATTTGTGACGGCTTGTTTGCTTTTCCATCTATTTTACTAGCAATTGCAATCATGTCTGCTTTAGGACCTAAAACAAGTAACGTTATTATCGCACTGAGCCTTGTATTTATTCCTTCAATCGCGAGAATTGTTCGTTCAGCTGCGCTTGTTGTAAAAGAAAAAACCTTTATTGAAGCGTTAAAAGCTCAAGGAGCGAGCTCACTTCGAATCATTTGTTTTCATATGGCGCCAAACGTCTTATCGCCTTTGATCGTTCAAGTAACGTACGTGTTTGCCGTGACAATTTTAACAGAGGCCTCGCTAAGCTTTTTAGGAGCCGGGATTCCCGCACCAACGCCAAGCTTGGGAAATATGCTGTATGACGGAAAGCTTGCTATTTACAACGCATGGTGGATGACTGTGTTTCCTGGCGTGTTCATTATTTTAATTGTACTTGGTCTTAATCTATTTGGTGACGGTCTGCGCGACTGGTTAAATCCGAAAAACGTAATGCTGAAGAAAAGGAGGAAAAAACATTGAGTAACGCCCTTTTAAAATTAGAAGACTTACAAGTAACTTTTACAACGTATAGCGGAGAAGTAACGGCTGTTGACAATGTATCTCTTCAATTAAATAAAGGAGAAATATTAGGAATTGTCGGTGAATCAGGATCTGGAAAAAGCGTAACGTCCGAATCTATTCTTCAGCTATTAGATGAAGATCTAACAAGCTACGATGGCAAGATTTTGTTTGAAGGAAAAAACTTATTGGACATGTCTTCAAAGCAAATTCAAAAGCTAAGAGGAAACGAAATCTCAATGATTTTCCAAGATCCAATGTCGTCTTTAAACCCCGTTATGCCAATTGGAAAACAAATTGCTGAAGTAATTCGTCTGCATCAAAAAGTCTCTAAAAAAGAAGCGCAAAAGAAAGTCGTAGAGCTTTTGAGACTAACTGGCATTCCATCTCCAGAACAGCGAGCAAAAGAGTATCCGCATGAAATCTCTGGAGGAATGAGGCAGCGCATTATGATTGCGATGGCTTTA encodes:
- a CDS encoding gamma-glutamyl-gamma-aminobutyrate hydrolase family protein, with the protein product MGFLIGISGSIIVDQGGRFPGYKRAYVNNDYIESAALSGGVPFILPVLEDEEMIKAQAESIDGLILSGGQDVNPLLYGEEPTTKTGSPFLARDHSEQLLLKHVIDQGKPVLAICRGLQILNVAYGGTLYQDMSDIEESFIKHDQYNNTSDPSHSIMIKDGTRLHDLYGNQALINSFHHQAIKDVAPGFEVSAWAKDGVIEAIEKQGEQFVVGVQWHPEMMAKKHTSMLNLFKLFIEHVQQSAIKKVSI
- a CDS encoding ABC transporter substrate-binding protein; this encodes MKRTYLLFISLLTIVLMVAGCSGNASKNTSSEKEGKEGGTLNVASQSEPATLDAQITGDSDVKDATRSIYEGLMILDDKGNPKPDLASKVDISDDKKTYTFQLRKGIKFHNGKEMTADDVVASINRWIKLSSLGKTNFSGAEMTKTNDDTVELHLPSPNVNTLSLLADPIPAAAILPKEVVDNASDEGIKDYIGTGPYKVKEWKKNQYLLLEKFKDYSSKGREVKKTPHVDEIKISFVSDESTRISGITTGQFDVALSVSSDNAKQVEGSQNAKVETSPGGFMGLFYNADKGVFKDINARKAVNAALNSKDILDSSYGSSAYYKLSSSIVNKEYPNYYSTAGKEEYNQHDKKKAKEYLKKSGYNGEEIRLMASRDYQDQYNTAVVVQQELKDIGMNVKLEVYDWATFSDKMSDTNQWDIYPVDWNARSTIFQGFWTTKGTSVEKSMDYLNKIKAAPSVKEARSDIDAIQQYVWDELPFTLIGHKVNINAVSNNAKGYEYNLGPIFYNMSLTK
- a CDS encoding ABC transporter permease, producing the protein MGAYTIKRLFALIPVLFIVSIVVFLITRLTPGNPAAIILGQGASAEQIAALSKEMGLDEPVFNQYFIWLSNIFHGDFGYSYFLNKPVLGAIWDNVGPTVSLAILAQIFGVAFALLFGIYAAKHKGTIRDESIMGVSLLGISIPSFLLGSFLILLFAVQLRIFPVSGYVPLNAGLFEYLKYLVLPTITLGAIQAALITRMTRSSLLDTISENFVKTAKAKGLNERTIMLKHTLRVSFLPILTVIGESFAGLVTGAAVTESLFNIPGLGQLIVSSIERRDYALIQGAVLLITVAYVVINLVVDLLYAVIDPRVRNSYHD
- a CDS encoding ABC transporter permease — encoded protein: MNVNAQQNTETISVTAKKKRNPAAARFFSNRLLVRGAILILLSILIAVFAPLISPFGSLQIDPANRLAPPSSTHWFGTDNFGRDVFSRTMYGVRISLMIGAAVTIIATVLGLIVGLLSSYYKILDYILMRICDGLFAFPSILLAIAIMSALGPKTSNVIIALSLVFIPSIARIVRSAALVVKEKTFIEALKAQGASSLRIICFHMAPNVLSPLIVQVTYVFAVTILTEASLSFLGAGIPAPTPSLGNMLYDGKLAIYNAWWMTVFPGVFIILIVLGLNLFGDGLRDWLNPKNVMLKKRRKKH
- a CDS encoding ABC transporter ATP-binding protein, with the translated sequence MSNALLKLEDLQVTFTTYSGEVTAVDNVSLQLNKGEILGIVGESGSGKSVTSESILQLLDEDLTSYDGKILFEGKNLLDMSSKQIQKLRGNEISMIFQDPMSSLNPVMPIGKQIAEVIRLHQKVSKKEAQKKVVELLRLTGIPSPEQRAKEYPHEISGGMRQRIMIAMALACEPKLLIADEPTTALDVTIQAQILDLMMNLKDKLNMGVLFITHDLGVVANICTKVAVMYLGQVVEETDVKALFSKPLHPYTMGLIKSVPHLDGDRTQELSSIPGTVPPLSNVPGGCRFAPRCPFATEKCHKEVPVLEHANDTHRVRCWHYEKIQEGEVAYV